Proteins found in one Myxococcaceae bacterium JPH2 genomic segment:
- a CDS encoding DUF4139 domain-containing protein produces the protein MPVVPSVLDAVTVHAEGALCTRLLSVPSEGGQFPAEVRVEGLPLSLRVGSLRARVVEGPPGLVVRGIQPLFDVRLPTEADLPAERHALERAERARTDVGARLEQTRRDIQVLMELKPTALPNRKGEPPRQTPLTATLALAEFVDTELTALNQRRLELEREERDALAELELRRARIREQSGAARGQRAQLYRAAVLSLAGPLTSEGPARIALEYAVTGARWVPTYDLRLPRSLQDGTLRMRASVLQLTGEDWSGVRLSVSTADLERRAEVPELKALRIGRSQPPPPRSGWREPAAGLDELFAGYDSAPPPVSPRKPMSPPAAPRNMPDLRVGGNAAPRDEPSMASSSGAVDGAMPVPPPPPRAPAPAGARPSAARPSVPAASIAPASARGGGLMRSQEKSKKRSAEPAPKELLMDEDEPSFGGAPEMAFDEEGGAPAPSQDLAEPRVEVSESLLDYQQLTLMSAEVPGARGRLRPRPADASRELLALTAVRVQVDVVTLLATQEQRARGIHSVPAPTWTVPPRESAQQFDARFDVEARAEVPSDGAWHTVPLLAVPVGLVAEYLCVPSVEPRAFRTVRIENRTTYPLLAGPVDVTLGEEFLMTSPLPTLAPGATQRLGLGVEEAIKVARNTRFDEASGGMFGGNTLLTHQVLVDVANRLGHRVTLEVQERLPVVPPSEKDIKVEEAEVAPGWQKRALLPGETVVEGERAWRVALQPGESQTLKATWTIKIPAAKMLDGGNRRT, from the coding sequence ATGCCAGTTGTTCCGTCCGTCCTGGATGCGGTCACCGTTCACGCGGAGGGAGCGCTGTGCACCCGCCTCCTCTCCGTCCCCAGCGAGGGAGGCCAGTTCCCCGCGGAGGTGAGGGTCGAAGGACTGCCCCTGTCGCTGCGTGTCGGCTCGCTCCGAGCCCGCGTGGTGGAGGGCCCCCCGGGTCTCGTCGTGCGTGGCATCCAGCCGCTCTTCGACGTGCGGCTCCCCACCGAAGCGGATCTCCCCGCCGAGCGCCACGCACTGGAGCGCGCCGAGCGTGCGCGGACCGACGTGGGCGCCCGCCTGGAGCAGACGCGGCGCGACATCCAGGTGCTGATGGAGCTGAAGCCCACCGCGCTCCCGAACCGCAAGGGCGAGCCACCGCGCCAGACGCCCCTGACGGCGACGCTCGCGCTCGCGGAGTTCGTGGACACGGAGCTGACCGCGCTGAATCAGCGGCGGCTGGAGCTGGAGCGCGAGGAGCGCGACGCCCTGGCCGAGCTGGAGCTTCGCCGCGCGCGGATCCGCGAGCAGTCCGGCGCCGCGCGAGGCCAGCGCGCCCAGCTCTACCGCGCGGCGGTGCTGTCACTGGCGGGCCCGCTGACCTCGGAGGGCCCGGCCCGGATCGCGCTGGAGTACGCCGTCACGGGCGCGCGCTGGGTGCCCACGTATGACCTGCGGCTGCCGCGCTCGTTGCAGGACGGCACGCTGCGCATGCGCGCCTCGGTGCTCCAGCTCACGGGCGAGGACTGGAGCGGCGTGCGCCTGTCGGTCTCCACCGCGGACCTGGAGCGACGCGCGGAGGTGCCCGAGCTGAAGGCGCTGCGCATCGGCCGCAGCCAGCCGCCTCCGCCTCGCTCGGGGTGGCGCGAGCCGGCCGCGGGATTGGACGAGCTGTTCGCTGGCTATGACAGCGCCCCCCCACCCGTGAGCCCGCGAAAGCCGATGTCGCCTCCCGCGGCGCCCAGGAACATGCCGGACCTTCGGGTCGGCGGAAACGCGGCGCCGCGCGACGAGCCTTCAATGGCCTCCTCCTCCGGAGCCGTGGACGGCGCGATGCCCGTTCCACCGCCGCCCCCGCGTGCCCCGGCGCCCGCGGGAGCCAGGCCCTCCGCGGCGCGTCCCTCGGTTCCCGCAGCGTCCATTGCGCCGGCATCCGCACGCGGCGGTGGACTGATGCGCTCCCAGGAGAAGAGCAAGAAGCGCAGCGCCGAGCCCGCGCCCAAAGAGCTGCTCATGGATGAGGACGAGCCGAGCTTTGGCGGAGCGCCCGAGATGGCCTTCGACGAGGAGGGCGGCGCGCCCGCCCCGAGCCAGGACCTCGCGGAGCCTCGGGTGGAGGTCTCCGAGTCGCTGCTCGACTATCAGCAGCTCACGCTGATGTCGGCCGAGGTCCCGGGTGCACGCGGCCGCCTGCGCCCGCGCCCCGCGGACGCCTCGCGCGAGTTGCTCGCGCTCACGGCGGTCCGTGTCCAGGTCGACGTCGTCACCCTGCTCGCCACGCAGGAGCAGCGGGCACGCGGCATCCACAGCGTGCCGGCGCCCACGTGGACCGTCCCCCCGCGCGAGTCCGCGCAGCAGTTCGACGCGCGCTTCGACGTGGAGGCACGCGCGGAGGTGCCGTCGGACGGCGCGTGGCACACGGTGCCCCTGCTCGCGGTCCCCGTGGGGCTCGTGGCCGAGTACCTCTGCGTGCCCTCGGTGGAGCCCCGCGCGTTCCGCACCGTGCGCATCGAGAACCGGACCACCTACCCGCTCCTCGCCGGCCCGGTGGACGTGACGCTCGGCGAGGAGTTCCTGATGACGTCTCCCCTGCCCACCCTGGCGCCGGGCGCGACGCAGCGACTGGGCCTGGGCGTCGAAGAGGCCATCAAGGTCGCGCGCAACACCCGCTTCGACGAGGCCTCGGGCGGCATGTTCGGCGGCAACACGCTGCTCACGCATCAAGTCCTCGTCGACGTGGCCAATCGGCTCGGCCATCGGGTGACGCTGGAGGTGCAGGAGCGGCTGCCCGTCGTTCCTCCCTCGGAGAAGGACATCAAGGTCGAGGAGGCCGAGGTGGCGCCCGGCTGGCAGAAGCGCGCGTTGCTGCCCGGCGAGACGGTGGTGGAAGGAGAGCGGGCGTGGCGCGTGGCGCTCCAGCCCGGTGAGTCGCAGACGCTGAAGGCCACATGGACCATCAAGATTCCCGCCGCGAAGATGCTCGACGGCGGCAACCGGAGGACCTGA
- a CDS encoding DUF4139 domain-containing protein, translating into MHAPRSLPVSKVTLLEDRALVERRGEVTLSPGAQKLVIEGLPRVAVDRSIQARLSGGVVAQARLRRVTRPQPPEAERVLRTELERRVASLREEQARRAADVQRLIVKQGLLQTARADVYRAISEQTGVGDAHPVTWREQLGLAREQLDAVEAQLREARRREEAATHELSEAQRAAAQALQPEPKLDTLAELEVNHPSGGAATLTLTYLVPCAAWRPAYRATLRATETGEQVTLECEAVVWQHTGEDWKDVALTFSTARPTLGATPPRLTEDWIWLRDKSEREKRVVDVSVREEVIQTTGEAGRSRQPDSLPGMDDGGEALTLAAPHPAQVLSNGEPHRVPLLQFTAPARSELVACPEQSPLVHRVARFENVGPAVLLAGPVDLVRSSGYVGRAQLKFTGRNEHVKLGFGSEDALRIARRVEESEETRMLTSRRTRTHKVKLFVSNMGSRPESLALEERIPVSEVAAVEVALVKDSAQTPPTRVSEEGIVRFELKADPRSQQTLSFSYTVASSAKVAGL; encoded by the coding sequence ATGCACGCGCCCCGCTCCCTGCCCGTGAGCAAGGTGACCTTGCTGGAGGACCGCGCGCTCGTGGAGCGCCGTGGCGAGGTCACCCTCTCTCCAGGCGCCCAGAAGCTCGTCATCGAGGGACTTCCTCGCGTGGCGGTGGACCGCTCGATTCAAGCCAGGCTGTCCGGTGGAGTCGTCGCCCAGGCCCGACTGCGACGGGTGACGCGGCCTCAACCTCCCGAGGCTGAACGGGTGCTGCGCACCGAGCTGGAGCGGCGCGTGGCCTCGCTGCGCGAGGAGCAGGCACGGCGCGCGGCGGACGTGCAGCGGCTCATCGTCAAGCAGGGCCTGCTACAGACCGCGCGCGCGGATGTGTACCGCGCCATCTCGGAGCAGACCGGCGTGGGCGATGCCCATCCCGTCACGTGGCGCGAGCAGCTGGGACTGGCCCGCGAGCAGCTCGACGCGGTGGAGGCGCAGCTCCGCGAGGCGCGGCGACGCGAAGAGGCCGCGACCCACGAACTCAGCGAGGCCCAGCGCGCGGCGGCGCAGGCGCTCCAGCCCGAGCCGAAGCTGGACACGCTGGCCGAGCTGGAGGTCAACCACCCCTCCGGTGGAGCCGCCACGTTGACACTCACCTATCTGGTGCCCTGCGCGGCCTGGCGCCCGGCCTACCGCGCCACGCTGCGCGCCACGGAGACCGGCGAGCAGGTGACGCTGGAGTGCGAGGCCGTGGTGTGGCAGCACACCGGAGAGGATTGGAAGGACGTGGCCCTCACGTTCTCCACCGCCCGCCCCACGCTCGGCGCGACGCCGCCTCGACTCACCGAGGATTGGATCTGGCTGCGCGACAAGTCCGAGCGCGAGAAGCGCGTCGTGGACGTGTCGGTCCGCGAGGAGGTCATCCAGACAACCGGCGAGGCGGGCCGCTCGCGACAGCCGGACTCACTGCCTGGCATGGACGACGGCGGCGAGGCGCTCACCCTGGCCGCGCCGCACCCGGCCCAGGTGCTCTCGAATGGCGAGCCGCACCGAGTCCCGCTGCTGCAGTTCACGGCGCCGGCCCGCTCGGAGCTGGTGGCCTGCCCGGAGCAGTCGCCCCTGGTGCACCGCGTGGCGCGCTTCGAGAACGTGGGACCCGCGGTCCTGCTCGCGGGCCCGGTGGACCTGGTGCGCTCCAGCGGCTACGTGGGGCGCGCGCAGCTGAAGTTCACCGGACGCAACGAGCACGTGAAGCTGGGCTTCGGCAGCGAGGACGCGCTGCGCATCGCCCGACGGGTGGAGGAGTCCGAGGAGACGCGGATGCTCACGAGTCGCCGCACGCGCACCCACAAGGTGAAGCTCTTTGTCTCCAACATGGGCTCGCGTCCGGAGTCCCTGGCCCTGGAGGAGCGCATCCCTGTGTCCGAGGTGGCCGCCGTGGAGGTCGCGCTGGTGAAGGACTCAGCGCAAACCCCGCCCACACGCGTGAGCGAGGAAGGCATCGTGCGCTTCGAGTTGAAGGCAGACCCTCGCTCGCAACAGACCCTGTCGTTCAGCTACACCGTGGCCAGCTCGGCCAAGGTCGCTGGACTCTAG
- a CDS encoding NADH:flavin oxidoreductase/NADH oxidase → MSSFLFTPLTLRGLTLRNRIVVSPMCQYSSEDGFANDWHQVHLGSRAVGGAGLVLTEATAVEAIGRISPKDLGLWKDAQVERLARINAFMLAQGAAVGVQLAHAGRKASTAPPWEGQGAVPPEAGGWRPVSASGEPFDTGSPVPETLDAAGIARVVQAFADAAGRALEAGFQVAEVHAAHGYLLHEFLSPRTNARADRYGGTFENRTRLLLDVVRAVRSRWPESMPVFVRLSATDWVENGWTVEDSVALAKRLAPEGVDLVDCSSGGLIPGVKVPVGPGYQTPLAERVRRDAGVLTGAVGMIRSAMQAEHVLRTGQADVVILARELLRDPYWPLRAARQLKEDVAWPPQYARAKD, encoded by the coding sequence ATGAGCAGCTTCCTGTTCACGCCGCTCACGTTGCGTGGCCTCACGCTGCGCAACCGCATCGTCGTCTCGCCCATGTGCCAGTACTCCAGCGAGGACGGCTTCGCGAACGACTGGCACCAGGTCCACCTGGGCAGTCGCGCGGTGGGCGGCGCGGGGCTCGTGCTCACCGAGGCCACCGCCGTCGAGGCCATCGGGCGCATCTCTCCGAAGGACCTGGGACTGTGGAAGGACGCGCAGGTGGAGCGGCTCGCGCGCATCAACGCGTTCATGCTCGCGCAGGGCGCCGCGGTGGGCGTGCAGCTCGCGCACGCGGGGCGCAAGGCCTCCACCGCGCCGCCGTGGGAAGGGCAGGGCGCGGTCCCTCCCGAAGCCGGTGGCTGGCGTCCCGTGAGCGCGTCGGGGGAGCCCTTCGATACGGGCTCGCCCGTGCCGGAGACACTCGACGCGGCGGGCATCGCGCGCGTGGTGCAAGCGTTCGCGGACGCGGCGGGCCGGGCGCTGGAAGCGGGCTTCCAGGTCGCCGAGGTGCATGCCGCGCACGGGTATCTGCTGCATGAGTTCCTCTCGCCTCGGACCAACGCGCGCGCGGATCGCTACGGCGGGACTTTCGAGAACCGCACACGCCTCTTGCTGGACGTGGTGCGCGCCGTGCGGAGCCGTTGGCCGGAGTCGATGCCTGTCTTCGTCCGGTTGTCCGCGACCGATTGGGTGGAGAATGGCTGGACGGTGGAGGACTCCGTGGCGCTGGCGAAGAGGCTGGCGCCAGAGGGCGTGGACCTCGTCGACTGTTCCTCGGGCGGCCTCATCCCGGGCGTGAAGGTTCCCGTCGGGCCGGGCTACCAGACCCCGTTGGCTGAACGCGTTCGTCGCGACGCGGGTGTCCTCACGGGCGCGGTGGGGATGATCCGCTCGGCGATGCAGGCCGAGCACGTGCTGCGGACCGGGCAGGCGGATGTCGTCATCCTGGCGCGCGAGCTGCTGCGCGATCCGTATTGGCCGCTGCGCGCCGCGCGTCAGTTGAAGGAAGACGTGGCGTGGCCGCCGCAGTACGCGCGCGCCAAGGACTGA
- the def gene encoding peptide deformylase, producing MVLKIVQAGEPVLRQPARDLTVEEIRGPDVQRLIALMRDTMRDAPGVGLAAPQVGVGVRLVVVEDRAEYQAGLSPAELSARERTPVGFHVLANPRLFVEDASPVEFHEGCLSVSGLAALVPRARGVRVEALNELGEPVTVWARGWYARILQHELDHLDGTLYVDRMESRSLTTQENHRRHWAGRTTAEVRAALRLGERPPSAR from the coding sequence ATGGTGCTCAAGATTGTGCAGGCAGGGGAGCCGGTGCTGCGGCAGCCGGCGCGCGACCTGACGGTGGAGGAGATTCGCGGGCCGGACGTCCAGCGGCTCATCGCGCTGATGCGGGACACGATGCGCGACGCGCCCGGCGTGGGGTTGGCCGCGCCTCAGGTGGGCGTGGGCGTGCGGCTGGTGGTCGTGGAGGACCGGGCCGAGTACCAGGCAGGCCTGTCCCCCGCTGAACTGTCCGCGCGCGAGCGCACGCCCGTGGGCTTCCACGTGCTCGCCAACCCCCGACTGTTCGTGGAGGATGCCTCGCCGGTCGAGTTCCACGAGGGGTGCCTGAGCGTGTCGGGCCTCGCGGCGCTGGTTCCTCGGGCGCGAGGGGTGCGGGTGGAGGCGCTCAACGAGCTGGGGGAGCCGGTGACGGTGTGGGCGCGGGGCTGGTATGCCCGCATCCTCCAGCACGAGTTGGATCACCTGGACGGAACGCTCTACGTGGACCGGATGGAGTCACGCAGCCTCACCACGCAGGAGAACCACCGCCGGCACTGGGCGGGCCGCACGACCGCTGAAGTTCGCGCGGCGCTGCGCTTGGGCGAGCGGCCTCCCTCCGCGCGCTAG
- a CDS encoding fatty acid desaturase → MSRAAPAFDLTSVDVEGFHREVKALRAEMEANLGEPDAAHLRKIERWGRAATLVGLATCWVMPNPLSAFALGLGRSTRWLLMHHVGHRGYDRVPGVGTSRTSKGFARGLRRYVDWLDWMLPDAWIYEHNVLHHSFTGEEADPDLLERNAEGTLRDAERPLWLRYTQLALLALTWRASYYAPETLGSLRRKGRREGGALTGAELRELFMRCYLPYAAVNFVLLPALFLLVSPWAAFSVLCNSVLADVFTNLHTFLVVGPNHTGEDLYRFDSSPANKGERFVQQVVGSANYRTGGDLNDFAHLWLNYQIEHHLWPDMPMLKYREVQPKVRALCEKYGIPYVQESVWTRAKKMVAVVVGQRSMRRMAPPLARADITAA, encoded by the coding sequence ATGTCTCGCGCCGCACCCGCCTTCGATCTCACCTCCGTGGACGTGGAGGGCTTTCACCGTGAGGTGAAGGCGCTGCGCGCGGAGATGGAGGCGAACCTGGGCGAGCCGGACGCGGCGCACCTGCGGAAGATTGAGCGCTGGGGTCGCGCGGCGACGCTCGTGGGGCTGGCCACTTGCTGGGTGATGCCCAATCCGCTCAGCGCCTTCGCGCTCGGATTGGGCCGCTCCACGCGATGGCTGCTCATGCACCACGTGGGGCACCGAGGCTATGACCGCGTGCCCGGCGTGGGCACGTCCCGTACGAGCAAGGGGTTCGCGCGGGGACTGCGGCGGTACGTCGACTGGCTCGACTGGATGCTGCCGGACGCGTGGATCTACGAGCACAACGTCCTGCACCACTCCTTCACGGGCGAAGAGGCCGACCCGGACCTGCTGGAGCGCAACGCCGAGGGCACGCTGCGCGACGCGGAGCGACCGCTGTGGCTTCGCTACACGCAGCTCGCGCTGCTCGCCCTGACGTGGCGCGCCAGCTACTACGCTCCCGAGACGCTGGGCTCGCTGCGCCGCAAGGGCCGGCGGGAAGGCGGCGCGCTCACGGGCGCGGAGCTGCGTGAGTTGTTCATGCGCTGCTATCTGCCCTATGCCGCCGTGAACTTCGTGCTGTTGCCGGCGCTGTTCCTGCTGGTGAGCCCTTGGGCCGCGTTCAGCGTGCTGTGCAACTCCGTGCTCGCGGACGTCTTCACCAACCTGCACACCTTCCTGGTGGTGGGGCCGAATCACACGGGCGAGGACCTGTACCGCTTCGACTCGTCTCCGGCGAACAAGGGCGAGCGCTTCGTGCAGCAGGTGGTCGGCAGCGCCAACTACCGGACGGGCGGGGACCTGAACGACTTCGCTCACCTGTGGCTGAACTACCAGATCGAGCACCACCTCTGGCCGGACATGCCCATGCTCAAGTACCGCGAGGTGCAGCCCAAGGTGCGCGCCCTCTGCGAGAAGTACGGCATTCCCTATGTGCAGGAGAGCGTCTGGACCCGCGCGAAGAAGATGGTCGCGGTGGTCGTGGGGCAGCGCTCCATGCGTCGCATGGCGCCGCCCCTGGCGCGAGCGGACATCACGGCGGCATGA